A genome region from Borreliella afzelii includes the following:
- a CDS encoding ErpL protein: MNKKIKMFVICAVFVLISSCKNDVNSKDLENSEQSEQELKSPKQIEQEIKKEFNGLLNILEKKDISNLDEKDTKEIEKTIQELKDKIEKTEAKKTPLKTYLEYEKKVKEIREKLKDKGELENKLKELEESLKKKKDDRRKALEEAKQTFQGYKGQVDTATGETQGHQAQNQRGSGAQAWTKAREYGLSVNSTSFGTDTGVMSSGIIDEAIKQIEEELKDIGEGTQILENKK, translated from the coding sequence ATGAATAAAAAAATAAAAATGTTTGTTATTTGTGCTGTTTTTGTACTGATAAGTTCTTGCAAGAATGATGTAAATAGTAAAGATTTAGAAAATTCAGAACAATCAGAGCAAGAGTTAAAAAGTCCAAAACAAATAGAACAAGAGATAAAAAAAGAATTTAATGGATTGTTAAATATTTTAGAGAAAAAAGACATATCTAATTTAGATGAAAAAGATACGAAAGAAATTGAAAAAACAATTCAAGAATTAAAGGATAAAATAGAAAAAACGGAGGCCAAAAAAACTCCTCTTAAAACATATCTTGAGTATGAAAAAAAAGTAAAAGAAATAAGAGAAAAATTAAAAGATAAAGGAGAGCTTGAAAACAAATTAAAGGAACTTGAAGAAAGTTTAAAAAAGAAAAAAGATGATAGAAGAAAAGCTTTAGAAGAGGCTAAACAGACATTTCAAGGATATAAAGGACAAGTTGACACTGCAACTGGAGAAACTCAAGGCCACCAAGCTCAAAATCAAAGAGGCAGTGGAGCACAAGCCTGGACAAAAGCTAGAGAATATGGGTTAAGTGTAAATTCTACTAGTTTTGGTACTGATACAGGTGTTATGTCAAGTGGAATAATAGATGAGGCGATTAAGCA